A region of Oncorhynchus masou masou isolate Uvic2021 chromosome 29, UVic_Omas_1.1, whole genome shotgun sequence DNA encodes the following proteins:
- the cnot10 gene encoding CCR4-NOT transcription complex subunit 10 isoform X3 produces the protein MADNNTDQEKAIAANALEAFTAGNYEESLKHLGKLQELNKEDYKIALNKAIAEFYKSGQTTTCTLKQTLIAMKNQVHTSMEDIDGLDDVENSLLYYNQAIIHYHMRQYSEAIAIGERLYQFLEPFEEKFALAVCFLLVDLYLLTYQPEKALHLLAVLEKLSVQGNNKNGKGEVIFQAQCKFYIHRDPVVEAADLIQDNLRELTGGQSVNSANKDGRNQKAEFIGMIEAAKSKMHQYKVRAYIQMKSSKACKREIKSVMNTAGNSASSLFLKSNFEYLRGNYRKAVKLLNSSNIAEHPGAIKTGECVRCMFWNNLGCIHFAMGKHNLGIFYFKKALQENDHTCAQLGDGGATGNGQSKQFSGIPMCALLANKRYELLYNCGIQLLHIGRPLAAFDCLMDAVQVYHSNPGLWLRLAECCIAANKGSLEQDNKGLPSKKGIVQAIVGQGYHRKIILASQSTQNTIYSDGQSAAIPVASMEFAAICLRNGLVLLPDHQQQENKAENGSKTTSQSGSTESGSENSDACSGKGQEGDKFLSAAPSSPLRKQEVENLRCSLLACSAYVALVLGDNLMALNHAEKLLHQTKLSGSLKFLGHLYAAEALISLDRISEAIGHLNPENVTDVSMGVLSSEQDQGPDKGDLEPVESSGKQTPLCYPSTVSSARAIMLFNLGSAYCLRSEYEKARKCLHQAASMVNTKEIPPEAILLAVYLELQNGNTQLALQIIKRNQLLPSVLQAPSPDTRKKPVPSSFQPVQPPIQMPSPFTTVQRK, from the exons ATGGCAGATAACAACACAG ACCAAGAAAAAGCAATAGCTGCAAATGCGTTGGAGGCGTTTACG GCTGGAAACTATGAGGAATCTTTGAAACATCTTGGGAAGCTGCAAGAGTTGAACAAGGAGGACTACAAGATTGCTTTGAATAAAGCAATAGCTGAATTCTACAAGAGTGGCCAAACCACCACATGCACCCTGAAGCAGACTCTTATTGCAATGAAAAACCAG GTTCACACTTCAATGGAGGATATTGATGGTTTGGATGATGTAGAAAACAGTCTTCTCTACTACAATCAAGCTATCATTCACTACCACATGAGACAGTACTCCGAAGCTATTGCTATTGGAGAGAGGCTGTACCAGTTTCTGGAGCCGTTTG AAGAGAAGTTTGCTCTGGCGGTCTGCTTCTTGCTGGTGGATCTGTACCTGCTAACGTACCAGCCAGAGAAGGCCCTCCATCTCCTTGCTGTGTTGGAGAAACTGTCTGTACAGGGAAACAACAAGAACGGCAAAGGGGAG GTAATATTTCAGGCACAGTGCAAGTTCTACATTCACAGGGACCCGGTAGTGGAGGCAGCAGACCTCATTCAGGATAATCTCAGGGAGCTTACTGGAGGACAG AGTGTCAACAGCGCCAACAAAGATGGTCGGAACCAGAAGGCAGAGTTCATTGGCATGATCGAAGCGGCAAAATCCAAAATGCACCAG TACAAAGTGCGAGCGTACATTCAGATGAAGTCATCAAAGGCCTGCAAAAGGGAGATCAAGTCTGTGATGAACACAGCAGGGAAT TCTGCTTCCTCACTCTTCCTCAAGAGTAACTTTGAGTACCTGAGAGGAAACTACCGCAAAGCAGTGAAGCTCTTAAACAGCTCCAACATCGCAGAGCACCCTGGGGCCATCAAAACAG GTGAATGTGTGcgctgtatgttctggaacaatCTGGGTTGCATACACTTTGCCATGGGAAAACACAACCTAGGTATATTCTACTTCAAAAAGGCCCTGCAGGAGAACGACCACACGTGTGCACAGCTGGGGGACGGTGGGGCGACGGGGAACGGGCAAT cTAAGCAGTTCTCGGGCATCCCCATGTGTGCGCTGCTAGCCAACAAGCGTTATGAGCTGCTGTATAACTGTGGGATCCAGCTGCTGCACATCGGCCGTCCCCTGGCGGCTTTCGACTGTCTGATGGATGCTGTGCAGGTGTACCACTCTAACCCTGGCCTCTGGTTACGGTTGGCTGAGTGCTGCATTGCTGCCAACAAGGGT AGCTTAGAACAAGACAACAAGGGTCTTCCGAGTAAAAAGGGTATCGTTCAGGCCATCGTTGGGCAGGGCTACCATCGCAAGATCATCCTGGCATCACAGTCCACCCAGAACACAATCTACAG tgATGGGCAGTCTGCAGCCATTCCGGTGGCCAGTATGGAGTTTGCAGCGATCTGTCTGAGGAACGGCCTGGTCCTCCTCCCTGATCACCAGCAGCAGGAGAACAAGGCAGAGAACGGCTCCAAGAcaaccagccagtcaggcagCACAGAGAGCGGCTCAGAGAACAGCGACGCCTGCAG TGGGAAGGGTCAAGAAGGAGACAAGTTCCTTTCTGCAGCACCATCTTCACCTCTGAGGAAACAGGAGGTTGAAAACCTCAG GTGTTCCCTCCTGGCCTGCAGTGCCTACGTGGCCCTGGTGTTAGGAGACAACCTGATGGCCCTGAACCATGCAGAGAAGCTCCTTCACCAGACCAAGCTGTCTGGATCACTCAA gttCCTGGGACACCTGTATGCTGCAGAGGCCCTCATATCCCTGGACCGGATCTCAGAGGCCATAGGTCACCTCAACCCAGAGAATGTCACTGATGTCTCCATGGGGGTGTTGTCCAGCGAGCAGGACCAAG GGCCAGATAAAGGGGATCTGGAGCCTGTCgagtcat CAGGGAAGCAGACTCCTCTGTGTTACCCCAGCACAGTGAGCTCAGCCCGGGCCATAATGCTGTTCAACCTGGGCAGTGCCTATTGTCTGAGGAGTGAGTACGAGAAGGCCCGCAAGTGCCTGCATCAG GCCGCCTCCATGGTGAACACCAAGGAGATTCCTCCTGAAGCCATCTTACTGGCTGTCTACCTGGAGCTGCAGAACG ggaACACACAGCTTGCCCTGCAGATCATCAAACGTAACCAGCTCCTCCCCTCAGTGCTCCAGGCGCCCTCTCCAGACACACGAAAGAAGCCTGTTCCCTCCTCCTTCCAGCCTGTCCAACCACCCATCCAGATGCCCTCACCCTTCACAACAGTCCAGCGCAAATGA
- the cnot10 gene encoding CCR4-NOT transcription complex subunit 10 isoform X1 produces the protein MADNNTDQEKAIAANALEAFTAGNYEESLKHLGKLQELNKEDYKIALNKAIAEFYKSGQTTTCTLKQTLIAMKNQVHTSMEDIDGLDDVENSLLYYNQAIIHYHMRQYSEAIAIGERLYQFLEPFEEKFALAVCFLLVDLYLLTYQPEKALHLLAVLEKLSVQGNNKNGKGEVIFQAQCKFYIHRDPVVEAADLIQDNLRELTGGQSVNSANKDGRNQKAEFIGMIEAAKSKMHQYKVRAYIQMKSSKACKREIKSVMNTAGNSASSLFLKSNFEYLRGNYRKAVKLLNSSNIAEHPGAIKTGECVRCMFWNNLGCIHFAMGKHNLGIFYFKKALQENDHTCAQLGDGGATGNGQCESTTGFNAIQSHRTVSRTQIKPRLGLKTKQFSGIPMCALLANKRYELLYNCGIQLLHIGRPLAAFDCLMDAVQVYHSNPGLWLRLAECCIAANKGSLEQDNKGLPSKKGIVQAIVGQGYHRKIILASQSTQNTIYSDGQSAAIPVASMEFAAICLRNGLVLLPDHQQQENKAENGSKTTSQSGSTESGSENSDACSGKGQEGDKFLSAAPSSPLRKQEVENLRCSLLACSAYVALVLGDNLMALNHAEKLLHQTKLSGSLKFLGHLYAAEALISLDRISEAIGHLNPENVTDVSMGVLSSEQDQGPDKGDLEPVESSGKQTPLCYPSTVSSARAIMLFNLGSAYCLRSEYEKARKCLHQAASMVNTKEIPPEAILLAVYLELQNGNTQLALQIIKRNQLLPSVLQAPSPDTRKKPVPSSFQPVQPPIQMPSPFTTVQRK, from the exons ATGGCAGATAACAACACAG ACCAAGAAAAAGCAATAGCTGCAAATGCGTTGGAGGCGTTTACG GCTGGAAACTATGAGGAATCTTTGAAACATCTTGGGAAGCTGCAAGAGTTGAACAAGGAGGACTACAAGATTGCTTTGAATAAAGCAATAGCTGAATTCTACAAGAGTGGCCAAACCACCACATGCACCCTGAAGCAGACTCTTATTGCAATGAAAAACCAG GTTCACACTTCAATGGAGGATATTGATGGTTTGGATGATGTAGAAAACAGTCTTCTCTACTACAATCAAGCTATCATTCACTACCACATGAGACAGTACTCCGAAGCTATTGCTATTGGAGAGAGGCTGTACCAGTTTCTGGAGCCGTTTG AAGAGAAGTTTGCTCTGGCGGTCTGCTTCTTGCTGGTGGATCTGTACCTGCTAACGTACCAGCCAGAGAAGGCCCTCCATCTCCTTGCTGTGTTGGAGAAACTGTCTGTACAGGGAAACAACAAGAACGGCAAAGGGGAG GTAATATTTCAGGCACAGTGCAAGTTCTACATTCACAGGGACCCGGTAGTGGAGGCAGCAGACCTCATTCAGGATAATCTCAGGGAGCTTACTGGAGGACAG AGTGTCAACAGCGCCAACAAAGATGGTCGGAACCAGAAGGCAGAGTTCATTGGCATGATCGAAGCGGCAAAATCCAAAATGCACCAG TACAAAGTGCGAGCGTACATTCAGATGAAGTCATCAAAGGCCTGCAAAAGGGAGATCAAGTCTGTGATGAACACAGCAGGGAAT TCTGCTTCCTCACTCTTCCTCAAGAGTAACTTTGAGTACCTGAGAGGAAACTACCGCAAAGCAGTGAAGCTCTTAAACAGCTCCAACATCGCAGAGCACCCTGGGGCCATCAAAACAG GTGAATGTGTGcgctgtatgttctggaacaatCTGGGTTGCATACACTTTGCCATGGGAAAACACAACCTAGGTATATTCTACTTCAAAAAGGCCCTGCAGGAGAACGACCACACGTGTGCACAGCTGGGGGACGGTGGGGCGACGGGGAACGGGCAATGTGAGTCAACAACTGGGTTTAACGCCATTCAAAGCCACAGGACAGTTTctcggacacagattaagcctcgtCTTGGACTTAAAA cTAAGCAGTTCTCGGGCATCCCCATGTGTGCGCTGCTAGCCAACAAGCGTTATGAGCTGCTGTATAACTGTGGGATCCAGCTGCTGCACATCGGCCGTCCCCTGGCGGCTTTCGACTGTCTGATGGATGCTGTGCAGGTGTACCACTCTAACCCTGGCCTCTGGTTACGGTTGGCTGAGTGCTGCATTGCTGCCAACAAGGGT AGCTTAGAACAAGACAACAAGGGTCTTCCGAGTAAAAAGGGTATCGTTCAGGCCATCGTTGGGCAGGGCTACCATCGCAAGATCATCCTGGCATCACAGTCCACCCAGAACACAATCTACAG tgATGGGCAGTCTGCAGCCATTCCGGTGGCCAGTATGGAGTTTGCAGCGATCTGTCTGAGGAACGGCCTGGTCCTCCTCCCTGATCACCAGCAGCAGGAGAACAAGGCAGAGAACGGCTCCAAGAcaaccagccagtcaggcagCACAGAGAGCGGCTCAGAGAACAGCGACGCCTGCAG TGGGAAGGGTCAAGAAGGAGACAAGTTCCTTTCTGCAGCACCATCTTCACCTCTGAGGAAACAGGAGGTTGAAAACCTCAG GTGTTCCCTCCTGGCCTGCAGTGCCTACGTGGCCCTGGTGTTAGGAGACAACCTGATGGCCCTGAACCATGCAGAGAAGCTCCTTCACCAGACCAAGCTGTCTGGATCACTCAA gttCCTGGGACACCTGTATGCTGCAGAGGCCCTCATATCCCTGGACCGGATCTCAGAGGCCATAGGTCACCTCAACCCAGAGAATGTCACTGATGTCTCCATGGGGGTGTTGTCCAGCGAGCAGGACCAAG GGCCAGATAAAGGGGATCTGGAGCCTGTCgagtcat CAGGGAAGCAGACTCCTCTGTGTTACCCCAGCACAGTGAGCTCAGCCCGGGCCATAATGCTGTTCAACCTGGGCAGTGCCTATTGTCTGAGGAGTGAGTACGAGAAGGCCCGCAAGTGCCTGCATCAG GCCGCCTCCATGGTGAACACCAAGGAGATTCCTCCTGAAGCCATCTTACTGGCTGTCTACCTGGAGCTGCAGAACG ggaACACACAGCTTGCCCTGCAGATCATCAAACGTAACCAGCTCCTCCCCTCAGTGCTCCAGGCGCCCTCTCCAGACACACGAAAGAAGCCTGTTCCCTCCTCCTTCCAGCCTGTCCAACCACCCATCCAGATGCCCTCACCCTTCACAACAGTCCAGCGCAAATGA